One Candidatus Alcyoniella australis genomic window, TGTGGCTGAATCAACCCCGCATCACGTGACCCAGCGGGACAATCGCCGCCTACCGACCTTTTTCTGCGACAAGGACTATCAAGTCCAAGTTAAGTATGGTGTCCCCCGAACTCTCTCAAACAGCATAAGGAAAAATAATATGGTTTTTAAATCGATAGTTCCGATAATCTGTTTAATTACTTTGTTATTTTTTTCCTTCTATGTAGTGGCCGACGATAGGGGCGAACGTAAAGGTTTTACTCTGTTAGAGGAAGATTTTGAGAATGAGTTTCCGCCAGAGGGCTGGCGTCTGATTCAGACCAACCCTGACAGCACTTGGCAGCAGGGCTCAGTCGAGTTCGATGGCAGTTGCCTGCCCCATGACGGTAATAAACTGGCTTACATAGAAGCTGAGGAAGATCAGGCGTATGACGAGCAGTTGATAACGCCATTGCTCACTTTGAGCAGCCAGATGGAAAGCGCGGATGAAAGATCATATACTGTCCATTTGTGGGCATACATAGATGATTATGACTACCATGATGATCCGCTGAAAATTGATTATCGATGCAATACTGCTAATAGTCCCTGGAATCGCATTGAATTCATACCTGGCGACACATTAGATCCCAATGGATTATCTCAAATTAATTTTTCAACAATTGATGAACCTTATGATTGTTATTATAACGGAATTTATTTTCGCTTTAGGTATGTAGGCGGGCATGATCATGGGGTATGCATTGATAGTATTAAGGTAGTCTATTCAGGCATTTTTTATTATGATGAATCGGACGACGACGATTCCGGCTGCTGCGGGTGAAATTCGATGAGGCGTGCGGACACGATGCCTAATCAAATTGCCCTATCTACCGGCAAGCAATTAAGTATCGTGTCCCCGGAATTATCCCTTGGCGATACGGAGTAGGCTCGCATCCCGTTTAGCTTTACCCCCCACTAGGTTCTCCCAATGCAAAACATTGATATCTGTTCCAGATAAATCGCTTTCTCAATTGGGCTTATAAAGCACAGAACCGTAAATGCCAACATGAAGTAGAAAAGGTAACGCATGCATTTGATCATCCTGTCATCCTTTATTCCGCCTTCTTTCTTAAAGCCCAGTAGATAAACAAAGCGGACAGGTAGAAAATACAATAAAAAGTGTGGAATTAGACTCATGAGAATAGGCATTTCCCAATCTATTTTACCATAAAAAACTGATGTAATAGGATGAGATTCATATTCGACATCGGCCGCGATACCCTTTAAACGAATGCCGGACCAGAACAAAAATATCAACAAGGCAAGAATGCCGGTTGCGATATTGACTGAAATATTACCATGCATGTCCTTTTCTATAGTATGATAAAGTATCCATATCAGTGCAATATTAATCCCAACGACCGCTGCTGATAAAAGCTTGTTGTGGGTATTCAAGATGTCGATGAAAAAATATAGACAAGCCGCACATGCCAATATCAACAAAAAAATGAAAAAATAAGTGGGAATATCGGATATAATGTCTATTATATCACGTTTTTGAGGATCCTGGTCTCCCACGAAGGACTGCCTCCAACCCCCATAATCGTTCTTCCCCATATCAACCGCTGAGACGGGGCGTTTCCACTACCCTTCGAAACGAAGCCCGCACCGATGCCCCTGCGCAAGCCCGATTCATATTTGTATGACTCATCTATACAAGTACCCGATGTCCTCTGTCAAGCAAAATCACTTGAAACGTACAATCTGGTATCCCTGTTAACTAGGATTTGTCTCTCTCCGACACAATTCTGAGAACTCACGGGTTGCGCTTGGGACCCCGAGAGGAATTCCGCCGTTGGCGGAACCTTCGGCCCCCGATTTTGCTGCGAGCGGAATTAGCAGCCGACCTGATCGTTTGAACCGCCCCGACTTTCCCGGAGGCTTCAAGAATTGAGAGAATGGAGTTATGGGAAAAGGGAAAACTTATTCACGCGAGGTGCGAGAGCGGTCGGTTCGCCTGGTTCTGGAGAACGAGGCGGAGCACGGTTCACGCTGGGCGGCGATCTGTTCGATCGCTGGGAAGATCGGTTGTACTGCCGAGACGCTGCGCAAGTGGGTGCTGCAGGCGGAGCGTGACGCCGGAAAGCGGGAGGGGCTGACGACCTCGGAAAGAGAAGAGCTTAAGGCACTGAAGCGGGAGAACAAAGAGCTGAAGCGGGCGAACGAGATCATCCGCAAGGCAGCGGCTTTTTTCGCACAGGCGGAGCTCGACCGCAAACCGAAATGATGGTGGACTTCATCGAGGAGCACCGAGACGCGTACGGGGTCGAGCCGATCTGCGCAATGCTGCCGATCGCCCTGTCGACATACTACGAGCACCGCGTCCGGCACGAGGATCCGAGTAAGCGGCCCAAGCGTGCCGGACGCGACGAGCAACTGCGAGACCAAATACAACGGGTCTGGAAGGAGAGCTTCGAGCTGTACGGCGCTCGCAAGGTCTGGCGTCAGCTCAACCGTGAGTGTATCGACGTGGCCCGCTGCACGGTCGAACGTCTGATGCGCGCCATGGGGCTTCGGGGCGTGGTTCGGGGGCGTGCCTTCAAGGTCACCACGGTTGCCGATGAGGCGCTCGAGAGGCCCGCAGACCTCGTCAAACGCACCTTCGAGGCGGACTGCCCGAACAAGCTCTGGGTGGCCGATCTAACCTACGTGGCGACATGGGCGGGTTTCGTCTACGTCGCCTTCATCATCGACGTGTTCTCCCGCTTCATCGTGGGCTGGCGGGTGTCCCGGTCGCTGAAGAGCGACATCGCTCTGGACGCCCTGGAGCAGGCCCTGGCAGCCCGAGCTCCTGACGCCGGGCTCATCCATCACAGCGACCGGGGAGTGCAGTACCTCTCGATCCGCTACACCGATCGCCTGGCCGAGGCGGGCATCGTGCCGTCGGTGGGAAGCGTGGGAGACTCCTACGACAACGCCCTCGCCGAGACCATCAACGGCCTCTACAAGACCGAGGTCATCTGGAAAGACGGTCCCTGGAGGGGCATTGACCCCGTGGAATACGCAACCCTGGAATGGGTGGATTGGTTCAACAACCGAAGGCTTCTCGAGCCGCTCAGATATCTTCCACCCGCAGAGTACGAAAAGATGTATCATGACCAGATTGAGACACCAGCCGCGGTGGCTGGACTCAACTAACCGAGTCTCCGAAGAACCCGGGGCGATTCAGTCTCCAAACTTCAAGCTCCAACATTTTTTGATTTCTTCTTTGGTAAAATTTAGAGACTTTTTGCATTTTGGGCAATTAATCTCAAAATCAGACACACC contains:
- a CDS encoding IS3 family transposase (programmed frameshift), producing MGKGKTYSREVRERSVRLVLENEAEHGSRWAAICSIAGKIGCTAETLRKWVLQAERDAGKREGLTTSEREELKALKRENKELKRANEIIRKAAAFFAPGGARPQTEMMVDFIEEHRDAYGVEPICAMLPIALSTYYEHRVRHEDPSKRPKRAGRDEQLRDQIQRVWKESFELYGARKVWRQLNRECIDVARCTVERLMRAMGLRGVVRGRAFKVTTVADEALERPADLVKRTFEADCPNKLWVADLTYVATWAGFVYVAFIIDVFSRFIVGWRVSRSLKSDIALDALEQALAARAPDAGLIHHSDRGVQYLSIRYTDRLAEAGIVPSVGSVGDSYDNALAETINGLYKTEVIWKDGPWRGIDPVEYATLEWVDWFNNRRLLEPLRYLPPAEYEKMYHDQIETPAAVAGLN
- a CDS encoding choice-of-anchor J domain-containing protein → MVFKSIVPIICLITLLFFSFYVVADDRGERKGFTLLEEDFENEFPPEGWRLIQTNPDSTWQQGSVEFDGSCLPHDGNKLAYIEAEEDQAYDEQLITPLLTLSSQMESADERSYTVHLWAYIDDYDYHDDPLKIDYRCNTANSPWNRIEFIPGDTLDPNGLSQINFSTIDEPYDCYYNGIYFRFRYVGGHDHGVCIDSIKVVYSGIFYYDESDDDDSGCCG